Proteins encoded within one genomic window of Blattabacterium cuenoti:
- a CDS encoding inorganic phosphate transporter, translating to MKLFYPSIIVILFVLSIFDLIVGLINDAVNFLNSAIGSQVASRKTIMIFSSLGILLGAFLSSGMMEVARKGVFDPSYFYFSDLLFIFLSVMISDIILLDIFNTLGLPTSTTVSMVFCLLGGAFSISIIKMYYNNVPLHYLSQYIKSEKTLTISIGIFLSIIISFVSGAFIHYFVRFLLSFEYKNRLKYVIIWSAISLSSMTYFLIVKGLHSTLQGLDNFTGGFYLIIGHFIKWIHNHFFVFLFVLFSTCIIVANLFVSIGYNILKFVVLYGTFSLAMAFSGNDLVNFIGIPIASIQSYNIWKEAGSPPAEEFNMKSLSGNVKVPSLVLIFSGVIMILTLWFSNKTKTITSTEINLSRQNEGTEKFLSNSFSRGIVRFFLYFGNKFFKFFPKRFLVKIEKNFKQKKQQDDNVAFDLVRASANLTISSILISIATVQKLPLSTTFVTFMVSMGTSLSDRAWDRESAVYRVSGVLKVIRGWFLTGLIAFIMAGITAYFLYYLKIWALIFFLISIFFVFYKSYKNSKIDQKIEDKKGILGIEDFTLVKSLKKTSYFLEPILESIENLYKKSIEGITQENFKNLRESRKILLKVKENFSKIHNSLIRVLRKTRNSEPIAGILYIHICNKTKEIIESAEIITNRTLFHVMNSHKPLKYKQKKNLVILEHLMIEHFNIIKKITIDDNRNRTYNNRKEGNDPTTKIKILRKIEEQINQQVMGIIHKKYGTKNTLLMLDVLLQSKKITENIEDIISLYKTYYGSSNFNKKKTFFLDSLFSYIIIFLYHLISS from the coding sequence ATGAAACTTTTTTATCCATCAATTATAGTCATCCTTTTTGTATTATCTATTTTTGATCTTATTGTGGGTTTGATTAATGATGCCGTTAATTTTTTAAATTCCGCTATTGGATCTCAGGTTGCTTCTCGTAAAACAATCATGATTTTTTCTAGTTTAGGCATTTTATTGGGTGCTTTTTTATCAAGTGGAATGATGGAAGTCGCAAGAAAAGGAGTTTTTGATCCTTCTTATTTTTATTTTTCTGATCTTCTTTTTATTTTTTTATCTGTAATGATCTCCGATATTATTTTATTGGATATTTTTAACACATTAGGATTACCTACTTCTACTACAGTCTCTATGGTCTTTTGTTTATTAGGTGGAGCATTCAGTATCTCCATAATCAAAATGTATTACAACAATGTCCCTCTTCATTATTTAAGTCAATACATTAAATCAGAAAAAACATTGACAATCAGTATAGGAATTTTTTTATCTATTATAATTTCTTTTGTCTCTGGTGCTTTTATTCATTATTTTGTACGATTTTTATTAAGTTTTGAATATAAAAATAGATTAAAGTATGTAATCATATGGTCAGCTATTTCATTGAGTAGTATGACCTATTTTCTTATTGTCAAAGGACTGCATAGTACTTTACAAGGATTAGATAATTTTACGGGGGGATTCTACTTAATTATAGGACATTTTATCAAATGGATTCACAATCATTTTTTTGTTTTTTTATTTGTATTATTTTCTACATGTATTATTGTAGCAAATCTCTTTGTTTCTATAGGATATAATATTTTAAAATTTGTCGTCTTATATGGGACATTTTCATTAGCAATGGCATTTTCTGGGAATGATTTAGTCAACTTTATAGGAATTCCTATAGCGAGTATACAATCTTATAATATATGGAAAGAAGCAGGAAGTCCACCTGCAGAAGAATTTAATATGAAAAGTTTATCTGGAAATGTAAAGGTTCCATCTTTAGTTTTGATATTTTCAGGGGTTATTATGATATTAACACTTTGGTTTTCCAATAAAACCAAAACAATTACCAGTACGGAAATTAATTTAAGTAGACAAAATGAAGGAACAGAAAAGTTTTTATCAAATTCTTTTTCTAGAGGAATTGTTCGGTTCTTTTTATATTTTGGAAATAAATTTTTTAAATTCTTTCCAAAAAGATTTCTGGTTAAAATAGAAAAAAATTTTAAGCAAAAAAAACAACAAGATGACAATGTTGCTTTTGACTTGGTTCGGGCTTCTGCTAATTTGACCATATCTAGTATATTGATCTCTATAGCAACTGTTCAGAAACTTCCTCTATCTACAACTTTTGTCACTTTTATGGTTTCTATGGGAACTTCTCTTTCAGATAGAGCTTGGGATAGAGAAAGTGCTGTTTATAGAGTGTCAGGGGTTTTAAAAGTTATAAGAGGTTGGTTTTTAACAGGGTTAATAGCTTTTATAATGGCAGGAATAACTGCATATTTTCTGTATTATTTAAAAATATGGGCCCTTATATTTTTTCTTATTTCAATTTTTTTTGTTTTTTATAAGAGTTATAAAAATTCTAAAATAGATCAAAAAATAGAAGATAAAAAAGGTATTCTTGGAATAGAGGACTTCACTTTAGTAAAAAGTTTAAAAAAAACTTCTTATTTTTTAGAACCTATACTTGAATCTATAGAAAATCTTTACAAAAAGAGTATAGAAGGAATTACTCAAGAAAATTTTAAAAATCTTAGAGAGAGTAGAAAAATACTTTTAAAAGTAAAAGAAAATTTTTCTAAAATCCATAATTCTTTAATTAGAGTTCTTAGAAAGACAAGAAACAGTGAACCAATTGCTGGGATTCTTTATATTCATATATGCAATAAAACGAAAGAAATCATTGAATCTGCAGAGATTATTACTAATAGAACCTTATTTCATGTGATGAATAGTCATAAACCTTTAAAATATAAACAAAAGAAAAATTTAGTGATACTTGAGCATCTTATGATTGAACATTTCAACATTATAAAAAAAATAACAATAGATGATAATAGAAATAGAACATATAATAATAGAAAAGAAGGGAATGATCCTACTACAAAAATTAAAATTTTAAGAAAAATAGAGGAACAAATCAATCAACAGGTAATGGGAATTATTCATAAAAAATATGGAACAAAAAATACTCTATTAATGTTGGATGTGCTTTTACAATCAAAAAAAATTACAGAAAATATAGAAGATATCATTTCCTTGTATAAGACCTATTATGGATCCTCTAATTTCAACAAAAAAAA
- the ruvA gene encoding Holliday junction branch migration protein RuvA, whose translation MITHLRGKLIEKNQSYLIIDCHGIGYYIHISSYTYSSFLNEREGKKIHIYTYLFIKENQHVLYGFFDKKERKIFSYLISVNGIGPNSAIILLSSLTPYEIEKSISIEDIETFNRVKGIGIKTAKRIIIELKDKITKVILPPKKKTENNNVKKENLFPDRIKKEALSALNVLGFSTKESKKVLDEILEQHPEFSTVENLIKESLKKL comes from the coding sequence GTGATAACACATTTAAGAGGAAAGTTAATAGAAAAAAATCAATCTTATTTAATAATAGATTGTCATGGAATAGGATATTATATTCATATCTCTTCGTATACCTATTCTTCATTCTTAAATGAAAGAGAAGGAAAAAAAATACACATATATACTTATCTTTTTATAAAAGAAAATCAACATGTTTTGTATGGATTTTTTGATAAAAAAGAGAGAAAAATATTTTCATATTTGATCTCTGTCAATGGGATTGGTCCAAATTCTGCTATAATTTTATTGTCTTCCTTAACTCCATATGAAATAGAAAAATCTATTTCTATAGAAGATATAGAAACATTCAATAGAGTAAAAGGAATCGGAATAAAAACGGCAAAAAGAATTATAATTGAACTAAAGGATAAAATTACTAAAGTCATTCTTCCTCCTAAGAAAAAAACAGAAAATAATAACGTTAAGAAAGAAAACTTATTTCCTGATAGAATCAAAAAAGAAGCTTTAAGTGCTTTGAACGTCCTTGGTTTTTCTACTAAAGAATCTAAGAAAGTTTTGGATGAAATTTTAGAGCAACATCCAGAATTTTCTACAGTAGAAAATCTCATAAAAGAATCTTTAAAAAAATTGTAA
- the der gene encoding ribosome biogenesis GTPase Der, producing MSYSYIVSIVGRPNVGKSTLFNRLVGRKKAIVHVQSGVTRDRIYGNSEWNGIPFSIVDTGGYTSEKKKNNVIEKEIRNQIFISVKESDVILFLVDIQMGILDTDKEISQLLRKLKKTILLVVNKVDNGKYMYYDTDFFMLGFSNYYCISAINGSGTGELLDKLIEILKGRKKKIRIKENEDIPRFSVIGRPNVGKSTLINSFLEKNHHIVTNISGTTRDSLDVFYKKCGYKCILVDTPGVRKKSKISESLEFYSTMRTIKTIEYTDICLLMGDTVRGWEAQDTNIFRLVEKNYKGIIILMNKWDLSRNFSLQKNYEIFIRKKIAPFENVPILFISAKNKVGINKIIPTAYQVLKRRKNRLKTNLLNRVMLPIMQKNPPLSGKKKLITIKYCTQLPTYNTPKFIFFSNFPQYIKESYKRFIEKNIRYHFDFRGVPIKIFFRKK from the coding sequence ATGAGTTATAGTTATATCGTCTCTATAGTAGGTCGTCCAAATGTAGGAAAATCGACACTATTTAATCGTCTTGTAGGAAGAAAAAAAGCAATTGTTCATGTCCAAAGTGGTGTCACAAGAGATCGTATTTATGGAAATTCTGAATGGAATGGAATTCCATTTTCTATAGTAGATACAGGAGGATATACTTCTGAAAAAAAGAAGAACAATGTCATTGAAAAAGAAATTAGAAACCAAATTTTCATATCTGTAAAAGAATCGGATGTTATTTTATTTTTAGTAGATATCCAAATGGGAATTTTAGATACGGATAAAGAAATTTCTCAATTATTAAGAAAATTAAAAAAAACTATTTTATTAGTAGTGAATAAAGTAGATAATGGAAAATACATGTATTACGATACAGATTTTTTTATGTTAGGATTTAGTAATTATTACTGTATATCCGCTATCAATGGCAGTGGGACGGGAGAATTATTAGATAAATTAATAGAAATATTGAAAGGAAGAAAAAAAAAAATAAGAATCAAGGAAAACGAGGATATTCCCCGTTTTTCTGTCATTGGTCGTCCAAATGTAGGAAAATCGACACTAATTAACTCTTTCTTAGAAAAAAACCATCATATTGTAACAAATATTTCTGGAACCACTAGAGATAGTTTAGATGTCTTCTACAAAAAATGTGGATATAAATGTATTTTAGTTGATACTCCTGGGGTTAGAAAAAAATCAAAAATTAGTGAAAGTCTTGAATTTTATTCTACTATGAGAACAATAAAAACGATTGAATATACAGATATTTGTCTCTTGATGGGAGATACTGTTCGTGGATGGGAAGCACAGGATACGAATATTTTCCGACTAGTTGAAAAAAATTACAAAGGAATCATAATTCTTATGAATAAATGGGATTTAAGTAGAAATTTTTCTCTACAAAAAAATTACGAAATTTTTATTAGAAAAAAAATTGCTCCATTTGAGAATGTTCCTATTCTTTTTATATCTGCGAAAAATAAAGTAGGAATTAACAAGATTATTCCTACAGCTTATCAAGTTTTGAAAAGACGTAAAAACAGATTAAAAACAAATCTATTAAATAGAGTTATGTTACCCATTATGCAAAAAAACCCTCCTCTTTCTGGAAAAAAAAAGTTGATAACAATAAAATATTGCACTCAGCTTCCCACATATAATACACCAAAATTTATTTTTTTTTCTAATTTTCCTCAATATATAAAAGAATCTTATAAAAGATTTATTGAAAAAAATATTCGTTATCACTTCGATTTCAGAGGAGTCCCTATTAAAATTTTTTTTAGAAAAAAATAA
- the trmD gene encoding tRNA (guanosine(37)-N1)-methyltransferase TrmD, protein MRFDIVSVIPEILKGPFSNSILKKAITKGVIEVYVHDLKQYGIGKRKQVDDYPYGGGDGMVLRIEPVYQCFYNLLSERNYDEKIFMTPEGKVFSQKDAQEFTQKKNILILCGRYKGIDQRIRDHLISKEISIGHYVLSGGELAAAVIVEAIVRLLPGVINNPDSILTDSFQKNIPPPPLYTRPRIYKGWEVPKILLSGHHKKIKDWQNKKSLQDKNKKKIKF, encoded by the coding sequence ATGCGTTTCGATATTGTTAGCGTTATTCCTGAAATTCTAAAGGGCCCATTCTCCAATTCTATTTTAAAAAAAGCCATAACTAAAGGGGTCATTGAAGTTTATGTTCATGATTTAAAACAGTATGGAATCGGAAAACGTAAGCAAGTGGACGATTATCCTTATGGGGGAGGAGATGGAATGGTTCTTAGGATAGAGCCTGTATATCAGTGTTTTTACAATCTTTTATCAGAAAGAAATTATGATGAAAAAATTTTCATGACTCCTGAGGGAAAAGTTTTCTCACAAAAAGATGCTCAAGAATTCACTCAAAAAAAAAATATTCTTATTCTTTGTGGACGTTACAAAGGGATTGATCAGAGAATTAGAGATCACTTAATTTCCAAAGAAATATCTATTGGACATTATGTTTTATCTGGAGGAGAACTTGCGGCAGCTGTAATAGTAGAAGCAATAGTTAGATTGTTACCTGGAGTCATCAATAATCCAGATTCTATTCTTACGGATTCGTTTCAAAAAAACATTCCACCTCCTCCTCTTTATACTCGTCCAAGAATCTATAAAGGTTGGGAGGTTCCAAAAATTCTTTTATCTGGACATCATAAAAAAATAAAAGATTGGCAGAATAAGAAATCTTTGCAGGATAAGAATAAAAAGAAAATAAAATTTTGA
- the argH gene encoding argininosuccinate lyase → MKIWEKNNLLNKEIEDFTSEKDSKLDILLAPHDVIGTIAHVMMLENIGLLNKKDLEILIKELRNIYTNEILTNNLKIDEGIEDIHSQIELLLTDRLGEVGKKIHSGRSRNDQILVDLKLFVREKIKEIVFIVSSFFDLLLELSEQYKNVLVPGYTHYQIAMPSSFGLWFAAYAESLVDDMLLIRTAYRITNKNPLGSAAGYGSSFPLNRKMTTELLGFENLNYNVVYAQMGRGKMERIVTESLSSLAITLSKMSQDICLYLSQNFNFISFPDHLTTGSSIMPHKKNPDVFEIIRAKCNRISSLPNEISLISSNLCSGYHRDFQIVKERFLPIFDELKKCFSIFRYMLNNIIVRNDILKEDKYKYLFSVEVVNKLVKEGFSFREAYHKVGMDIKNGCFEPFTNGIFSHSHEGSIGNLCNQKIRKMMQDVIKEFDFEKINKVVQRLIYGKIH, encoded by the coding sequence GTGAAAATTTGGGAAAAAAATAATCTTCTTAATAAAGAAATAGAAGATTTCACTTCAGAAAAGGATTCTAAATTAGATATACTTCTGGCTCCACATGATGTTATCGGAACCATAGCTCATGTGATGATGTTAGAAAATATTGGATTGTTAAATAAAAAAGATTTAGAAATTTTAATCAAAGAGTTACGAAATATTTACACAAACGAAATATTAACAAATAATTTAAAAATAGATGAAGGAATAGAAGATATTCATTCTCAAATAGAATTATTATTAACAGATCGTTTGGGAGAAGTAGGGAAAAAAATTCATAGTGGTAGATCTAGAAATGATCAAATTTTGGTAGATTTGAAACTCTTTGTTAGAGAAAAAATCAAAGAAATTGTATTTATTGTTTCTTCTTTTTTTGACTTATTATTAGAATTAAGTGAACAATATAAAAACGTATTAGTTCCTGGTTATACTCATTATCAAATAGCTATGCCTTCTTCTTTTGGTCTTTGGTTTGCTGCTTATGCAGAAAGCTTGGTAGATGATATGTTGTTAATTAGAACAGCTTATCGTATCACCAACAAAAATCCTTTAGGATCCGCAGCTGGGTACGGATCTTCTTTTCCTTTAAATAGAAAAATGACCACTGAGTTATTAGGATTTGAAAATTTAAATTATAATGTCGTATATGCTCAAATGGGACGTGGAAAAATGGAAAGAATAGTTACAGAATCACTTTCTTCTCTTGCGATAACTTTGAGTAAAATGTCTCAAGATATTTGTTTATATTTAAGTCAGAATTTCAATTTCATTAGTTTTCCTGATCATCTTACTACCGGATCTAGTATCATGCCTCATAAGAAAAATCCAGATGTTTTTGAGATCATCAGAGCGAAATGTAATAGGATCTCTTCATTGCCAAATGAAATTTCTTTGATTTCTTCCAATTTGTGTTCAGGATATCATAGAGATTTTCAAATTGTTAAGGAAAGATTTCTTCCTATATTTGATGAATTAAAAAAATGTTTTTCTATATTTAGATATATGTTAAACAATATCATAGTGAGAAATGATATCCTTAAAGAGGATAAGTATAAATATTTATTCAGTGTAGAAGTTGTTAATAAATTAGTCAAAGAAGGTTTTTCATTTAGAGAAGCTTATCATAAAGTTGGGATGGATATCAAAAATGGATGTTTTGAGCCATTTACGAATGGGATATTTTCTCATTCTCATGAAGGAAGTATAGGAAATTTGTGTAATCAAAAGATTAGAAAAATGATGCAAGATGTGATAAAAGAATTTGATTTCGAAAAAATCAATAAAGTGGTTCAAAGATTAATTTATGGGAAAATCCATTAG
- the gyrB gene encoding DNA topoisomerase (ATP-hydrolyzing) subunit B, with the protein MNKHNNKNTDSSSKTYNTDTTYTADSIQSLEGIEHIRLRPSMYIGDVGIRGLHHLVFEVIDNSVDEALAGFCNKIWVTIHKNGFVTILDNGRGIPIDIHKKEGKSALEVVMTKIGAGGKFDKNSYKVSGGLHGVGISCVNALSKKLIATIYRNGKIYQQEYFKGKPLYNVRNLGETNMQGTKIHYLADSSIFSSIIYHYDILSTRLKELSFLNKGLHLFLTDERNNIEKNHSKKEYFFSKNGLKEYLPILDKNQESLTKNIIFIEGKKENTFVEVAMQYNTSFKERIYSYVNNINTCEGGTHLSGFRRALTRTLKKYVEGYGGILSNKEKVELTGDDFREGITAIISIRVMDPQFEGQTKTKLSNHEVGGIVEKIVGGMFATYLEEHPVDRKKIIDKVILSAKARQAAKKARELIQKKNTIHNSILPGKLADCSLNNPETCEIYLVEGDSAGGTAKQGRDRNFQAILPLRGKILNVEKAMQYKIFENEEIRNIFTSLGVSIGTEENQKILNVKKLRYNKIIIMTDADIDGSHISTLILTLFFRYMKPLIEKGHIYIATPPLYLIKKGNHSQYAWSDQERETIFNRLGGRKHVNVQRYKGLGEMNAEQLWETTMNPKKRTLRKVHIENHSEADKIFSILMGDEVPPRRIFIENNAIHAKIDV; encoded by the coding sequence ATGAACAAACATAATAATAAAAATACAGATTCTTCTTCTAAAACATATAATACGGATACAACGTATACGGCAGATAGTATCCAATCTCTAGAAGGAATTGAGCATATAAGACTTAGACCTTCTATGTATATTGGAGATGTAGGAATTAGAGGTCTGCATCATTTAGTCTTTGAAGTCATAGATAATTCTGTTGATGAAGCATTAGCAGGCTTTTGTAATAAAATATGGGTAACTATTCACAAAAATGGATTTGTAACAATATTAGACAATGGTCGTGGAATCCCAATAGACATTCATAAAAAAGAAGGAAAATCTGCTCTTGAAGTAGTTATGACGAAAATTGGTGCAGGTGGAAAATTTGATAAAAATTCCTATAAAGTTTCTGGAGGGTTACATGGAGTCGGAATATCCTGTGTTAATGCTTTATCAAAAAAACTTATAGCCACAATTTATAGAAATGGAAAAATTTATCAACAAGAATATTTCAAAGGAAAACCTCTTTATAACGTAAGAAATTTAGGAGAAACTAATATGCAAGGAACAAAAATTCATTATCTAGCTGATAGTTCTATCTTTAGTTCTATTATATATCATTATGATATATTGTCAACACGTTTGAAAGAATTATCTTTTTTAAATAAAGGACTTCACTTATTTTTAACAGACGAAAGAAATAATATAGAAAAAAATCATTCAAAAAAAGAATATTTTTTTTCTAAAAATGGGTTAAAAGAATATCTACCTATTCTAGATAAAAATCAAGAATCATTAACAAAAAATATTATTTTTATTGAAGGAAAAAAAGAAAATACTTTTGTGGAAGTAGCTATGCAATATAATACTTCTTTTAAAGAAAGAATTTATTCTTATGTAAATAATATCAACACTTGTGAAGGAGGGACACATCTTTCTGGGTTTAGGAGAGCCTTAACCAGAACATTAAAAAAATATGTAGAAGGATATGGTGGAATTCTTTCCAATAAGGAAAAAGTGGAATTGACGGGAGATGATTTCAGAGAAGGAATCACAGCGATTATATCTATTAGAGTTATGGATCCTCAATTTGAGGGACAAACCAAAACAAAATTAAGCAATCACGAAGTGGGAGGAATTGTAGAGAAAATTGTAGGGGGAATGTTTGCTACTTATTTAGAAGAACATCCTGTTGATAGAAAAAAAATTATTGACAAGGTGATATTGTCAGCTAAAGCACGTCAAGCTGCTAAGAAAGCACGTGAATTAATACAAAAAAAAAATACTATTCATAATAGTATTTTACCTGGAAAGTTAGCAGATTGTTCTTTAAACAATCCAGAAACTTGTGAAATTTATTTAGTAGAAGGAGATTCTGCAGGTGGAACAGCTAAACAAGGGAGAGATAGAAATTTTCAAGCTATTTTACCTTTGCGAGGAAAAATACTAAATGTAGAAAAAGCAATGCAATATAAAATATTCGAAAATGAGGAAATAAGAAACATATTTACTTCTTTAGGAGTTTCTATTGGAACAGAAGAAAATCAAAAAATTTTAAATGTAAAAAAACTTAGATACAATAAAATTATCATTATGACAGACGCGGATATAGATGGAAGTCATATTTCTACTTTGATTTTGACATTATTCTTTCGTTATATGAAACCTTTAATAGAAAAAGGGCATATTTATATTGCAACACCCCCACTTTATTTAATCAAAAAAGGGAATCATTCTCAATACGCTTGGAGTGATCAAGAAAGAGAAACTATTTTCAACAGATTAGGAGGAAGAAAACATGTCAATGTTCAACGTTATAAAGGATTAGGAGAAATGAATGCAGAACAACTTTGGGAAACAACCATGAACCCTAAAAAAAGAACTCTACGAAAAGTTCATATAGAAAATCATTCTGAAGCAGATAAAATATTCTCCATTCTTATGGGAGATGAAGTCCCTCCACGTAGAATTTTTATAGAAAACAATGCGATACATGCAAAAATTGATGTGTAA
- a CDS encoding undecaprenyl-diphosphate phosphatase, with product MNYTQSILLGIIEGLTEFFPISSTGHMILAASLMGILEKKITKLFLISVQLGAVLSVFFLYRKQFFFQKWDFYLKIFIASLPIGFFGFLLNDKINLFLENTLMVSISLFIGGLIILKVENYYEKNFTKSSNNNNNITYLKAFIIGLCQCMALIPGVSRSATTIVSCMLQNVHRKKSIEFSFFLSVPVIGIATCKKLHDFYFRFLDFHSFNRLFFTNTNPCPPFLLQEIGLLVIGNIVSFITGMIAIKCFMTYIKKNNFKLFGYYRIILGIVFIVIHYFMNSPLFFGKF from the coding sequence ATGAATTATACCCAATCAATCCTATTAGGGATTATTGAAGGGCTGACAGAGTTTTTTCCTATTTCTTCTACAGGACACATGATACTTGCAGCTTCTCTGATGGGAATACTGGAAAAAAAAATAACTAAATTATTTCTAATATCTGTTCAGTTAGGAGCTGTTTTATCGGTATTCTTTTTATATAGAAAACAGTTTTTTTTTCAAAAATGGGATTTTTATCTAAAAATTTTTATAGCAAGTCTTCCTATAGGATTTTTCGGTTTTTTATTGAATGATAAAATAAATTTATTTTTAGAAAATACACTTATGGTGTCCATCTCCCTTTTTATAGGAGGACTAATAATTCTAAAAGTAGAAAATTATTATGAAAAAAACTTTACTAAAAGTAGTAATAATAATAACAACATCACTTATTTGAAAGCTTTCATTATTGGATTGTGTCAATGTATGGCGCTTATTCCAGGAGTCTCTAGAAGTGCAACGACGATAGTTTCTTGTATGTTACAAAATGTTCATAGAAAAAAGTCTATTGAATTTTCTTTTTTTTTATCCGTTCCTGTTATTGGAATTGCTACATGTAAAAAGTTACATGACTTTTATTTTCGTTTTCTTGATTTCCATTCCTTCAACAGATTATTTTTCACAAATACAAATCCATGTCCTCCATTCTTATTGCAAGAAATAGGATTATTAGTTATTGGAAATATAGTATCTTTTATTACAGGAATGATAGCTATCAAGTGCTTTATGACATATATAAAAAAAAATAATTTTAAATTATTCGGATATTACAGAATCATTTTGGGAATTGTTTTTATAGTTATTCATTATTTTATGAATAGTCCATTATTTTTTGGAAAGTTTTGA